The Thalassotalea psychrophila genome window below encodes:
- a CDS encoding TonB-dependent receptor plug domain-containing protein: MKKLSILTTSIRSALIVGMIGSVNAYAVQEEDVAVTTVAQVEIEEVVEEESDVERIEVTGSRIKQIDFEGPSPVTVISAAELQAKGFATAFDALKDLTSNTGTTQGAESAATGGFTPNAQTVSLRGLGNNQVLILVNGRRMADYPSPYNGQGNFVNLSAIPAVAIERIEVLTAGASAIYGSDAVAGVMNIITKKDVEDTTVAIKGGVTTEGGGEEGRFQIVSGISDNNYSLTGALEFQTQKKILASDRKWMDSVEDGPAGHTYLDRGIVVVDELARYEGFYRNDEEYFDDEDEFLRPARYISPANSACQNSGTGYIPTDRIDNEGEDDEYNWGDYCGTDNTGTRTIRNNRDTVSAYLSGIYDLTDDVSVFADVLYSYQEAEYRSGFHYFNEEMMIDVSEDGTGENDSNLLPLENDGFAGTGVEDWKWVTHQRFFSEDEIGFKDGNVEDTSLMVNVGLKGVVLDEYDWELTFSRSDNQSDSYSTQLKEEQVKKYFLGTQHDISFGDAVFRGYDGVNTIGLYDPLSEQAKADLAGTQWQASESYSNAVSAVISGVAWEMDHGDAMFAAVLEWNEQGYDMMLDDRTLAKEDENGYREGWYNLTGSIGGGDRSRYAVGLELQIPVTEQILASLAGRYDEYEDGTTDIGGRFTPQVGLSYTPIDSLLLRGTWGTSFKAPDMHRVFAEEGGYYTNAADIVGCEVAYYEGLKDEDGEFPDDLDPVDDKFDLDNSQCGAQSIKGSTAGSKTLKEEEGTSYGLGLVWEATEDLNITVDWYKIEIEQLVISESLQGVLVNEFYCQDRSDEDLYPDFADQNDRPDIEPGSAFCQNNSDKIIDDVDDWANVGPFGREISSVFTSHENAAKQMVEGIDAKVNYKLETSSGDFFLNLGWTHTLDSSYQATEDGEEVHTRDLWWNSAARSVMNGSLTWMQNDYSLTLSGRRVGSTPIMNPPKEFGDENSYFYERVQRVDPYYTFNLTGGWAVYNNLFVSAQVVNLFNPRPPKDQTAYSWPYFNGGAYGGAAVGRTVSAELSYKF; this comes from the coding sequence GTGAAAAAATTAAGTATATTAACTACCAGTATTCGTAGCGCTCTTATTGTCGGTATGATCGGCAGTGTCAATGCCTACGCCGTACAGGAAGAAGACGTTGCAGTAACAACGGTTGCGCAAGTTGAAATTGAAGAAGTTGTTGAAGAAGAGAGTGACGTTGAACGCATTGAAGTTACTGGATCTCGTATTAAACAAATCGACTTTGAAGGACCAAGCCCAGTAACGGTAATTAGCGCTGCAGAATTGCAAGCCAAAGGTTTTGCTACGGCGTTTGATGCATTAAAAGATTTAACCTCAAATACCGGTACCACCCAAGGTGCTGAATCGGCTGCTACTGGTGGTTTTACACCAAACGCACAAACGGTAAGTTTACGTGGTTTAGGCAATAATCAGGTGCTAATTCTAGTGAATGGTCGCCGTATGGCTGATTACCCAAGCCCTTATAATGGCCAGGGTAACTTTGTTAACTTGTCGGCAATTCCTGCGGTAGCCATTGAACGCATTGAAGTGTTAACCGCTGGTGCATCGGCTATATATGGTTCAGATGCGGTTGCTGGTGTTATGAACATTATCACTAAAAAAGATGTTGAAGATACGACCGTAGCTATTAAAGGTGGTGTTACCACTGAAGGCGGCGGTGAAGAAGGGCGTTTTCAAATTGTTTCTGGCATAAGTGATAACAATTACAGCTTAACCGGCGCACTTGAATTTCAAACCCAAAAGAAAATTTTAGCTTCCGATCGTAAATGGATGGACAGTGTCGAAGATGGTCCTGCAGGTCATACCTATTTAGACCGTGGTATCGTAGTTGTTGACGAATTAGCTCGCTATGAAGGTTTTTACCGCAATGATGAAGAGTATTTTGATGATGAAGATGAGTTTCTTCGTCCAGCTCGTTACATTTCACCAGCAAATAGTGCTTGTCAAAACTCTGGCACCGGCTATATCCCAACCGATCGAATAGATAACGAAGGTGAAGATGATGAATACAACTGGGGCGATTACTGTGGTACAGACAACACAGGTACGCGCACCATTCGTAATAACCGTGACACAGTGTCGGCTTATTTAAGTGGTATTTATGACTTAACCGACGATGTTTCAGTATTCGCCGATGTACTTTACTCATACCAGGAAGCAGAGTATCGAAGCGGTTTTCATTACTTCAATGAAGAAATGATGATTGATGTTAGTGAAGACGGTACTGGCGAAAATGACAGCAATTTATTGCCTCTAGAAAATGACGGCTTTGCCGGCACCGGTGTTGAAGACTGGAAGTGGGTGACTCATCAACGTTTCTTTTCTGAAGATGAAATTGGCTTTAAAGACGGTAATGTTGAAGATACCTCGTTAATGGTGAATGTTGGCCTTAAAGGTGTTGTTCTTGATGAGTATGACTGGGAACTAACTTTCAGCCGCAGTGATAACCAAAGTGACAGTTATTCAACCCAGTTAAAAGAAGAGCAAGTTAAAAAGTATTTCTTAGGTACACAGCATGACATCAGTTTTGGTGATGCCGTATTTCGTGGTTACGATGGCGTAAATACTATCGGTTTGTATGATCCTTTATCAGAGCAAGCGAAAGCAGATTTAGCCGGTACTCAATGGCAAGCGTCTGAGTCATATTCAAACGCGGTAAGCGCTGTTATTTCAGGCGTAGCCTGGGAGATGGATCATGGTGATGCGATGTTTGCTGCAGTGCTTGAATGGAATGAGCAAGGCTATGACATGATGTTGGACGACCGTACATTAGCCAAAGAAGATGAAAATGGCTACCGTGAAGGTTGGTATAACTTAACCGGCAGTATTGGTGGCGGTGATCGTTCTCGCTACGCCGTTGGTCTTGAATTACAAATTCCGGTTACCGAGCAAATTTTAGCGTCTTTAGCGGGCCGTTATGATGAATATGAAGATGGCACTACTGATATTGGTGGTCGTTTTACCCCGCAAGTAGGGCTTAGCTATACACCGATAGATAGCCTGTTATTACGTGGTACGTGGGGAACAAGTTTTAAAGCGCCAGATATGCACCGTGTGTTTGCTGAAGAAGGTGGTTACTACACCAACGCTGCCGATATTGTTGGTTGTGAGGTTGCTTACTATGAAGGTCTTAAAGACGAAGACGGTGAATTCCCTGATGACCTTGATCCGGTAGATGATAAGTTTGACTTGGACAATTCACAATGTGGCGCGCAATCTATTAAAGGTAGTACCGCTGGCTCTAAAACCTTAAAAGAAGAAGAAGGTACTTCTTATGGTTTAGGGTTGGTTTGGGAAGCAACTGAAGATCTAAACATTACTGTTGACTGGTATAAAATTGAAATTGAACAACTTGTTATCAGCGAAAGCTTACAAGGCGTACTAGTCAATGAGTTTTACTGTCAGGACCGTAGCGATGAAGATTTATACCCTGATTTTGCCGACCAAAACGATCGTCCAGATATCGAACCTGGCTCTGCATTTTGTCAAAACAACAGTGATAAAATCATTGATGATGTAGACGATTGGGCTAATGTTGGACCATTTGGTCGTGAAATTAGCTCTGTATTTACTTCACATGAAAATGCCGCCAAGCAAATGGTTGAAGGCATCGATGCTAAGGTTAACTATAAACTAGAAACCAGCTCTGGTGATTTCTTCCTAAACCTTGGCTGGACTCACACTCTAGACTCTAGCTATCAGGCGACTGAAGATGGCGAAGAAGTTCACACTCGTGACCTTTGGTGGAACTCAGCAGCACGCTCGGTAATGAATGGTTCATTAACTTGGATGCAAAATGACTATTCATTAACACTAAGTGGTCGTCGTGTTGGCTCTACGCCAATTATGAATCCGCCGAAGGAGTTTGGTGATGAAAACAGTTACTTTTATGAAAGAGTACAACGAGTTGATCCTTACTACACCTTTAACTTAACTGGCGGTTGGGCTGTTTATAACAACTTATTTGTTTCTGCCCAAGTGGTTAACCTATTTAATCCACGTCCACCAAAAGATCAAACAGCATACAGCTGGCCATATTTCAATGGTGGTGCCTATGGTGGTGCAGCAGTAGGACGTACTGTATCTGCTGAATTGAGTTATAAATTCTAA
- a CDS encoding leucine-rich repeat domain-containing protein has protein sequence MANYKNMFKSSSLSLLVASVLLTGCGGDDAAELSVEKFDPTVSIETKALSIFEREEVVLNADAFDKNGTIVSYEWTITNPNQAPITLAGADTKQVSFTTPEVTYGDENLEYKIKVTVTDDEGNTVQDSVNVTNKPIVEEVKLYGQVKYIIQPIITAYVGDQVITIEDSKSYSDGIYDFDLIVDENNVDEMIKLVVNGRESITSSTGIVVHVGQQNVEYVSLLPNIKTLQSRHGANEALESFEEFGLNINAMTTAQFVLATELAKSQLSAEVEPSLADIFALLPIFNGEVAVVDGGRHYDALTLAAIIHSLISLEGEETLATIPEEMKTTLEYVSQSMSTSSVAALKAKIVNAIGLERFTEIGIQIGEDGNYVKVRDTDFDGKLDNVDDDIDGDGVYNLPDSLPKDFAPYDSERSSPVFADLFWGKDGHDGHLLHCIFKSQSEKVTWNFSDSESSLSRDYFESKLLNEIEVIDCTGEPATTDLEHLQYFTSLKFLALPDTDISVIPDITVWSQMTELEYLDLSNAKITDFSVIANFTKLTTLKLARNALIDLGFLQNLANVEVLDLSGNLLSNIEKLASFNQLTELTLSNNDITTVAGVESFTGLTQLKLDNNNLSDLPSLAGLNELSVFKVDNNQIGVLPEFSTSAVLTELAIHNNEIVDLTPIAGFNTLTTLNLDHNKIVSLDSLTSFTELTQLTANNNAINDISELVNLTLLSTLSLNNNQITDLSSLAGLEDLTTLNLTNNNIADISSLANVSIKDKLLLDTNLLIDITAILAWAELPEYMDLRANSISCEDDASLKELADVDTYVKDAEGNIIKIITHTYFGDCIEKLIPTHKPFSNTSLLDVFDAGAVQEGGDYEYLNGGMKESFNEHVSCLYYELTMYAPICVNSPMNQGGGLLCYAVNNDELDAYRLDPDTHVKDKDATQMFCVNPFIEEFSIAFDIHRESAAAYQPGQPFVDDFSKRHIMNLLNSHHREVNINAEGYSDLNSCALQESGDYVCTMTSKRFSQPVTWLQDNEHGGFPECSGLAETTIATCRPRFLAPENVDKYDFTLDISEAARTYIPRVEFVPECGTQQSSCEQ, from the coding sequence ATGGCCAATTATAAAAACATGTTTAAGAGTTCAAGCTTAAGCTTGCTAGTTGCATCGGTATTACTGACCGGTTGTGGCGGCGATGACGCGGCAGAGTTAAGCGTTGAAAAGTTTGACCCAACCGTTTCAATAGAAACAAAAGCGTTGTCTATTTTTGAACGCGAAGAAGTGGTATTAAATGCCGATGCATTTGATAAAAATGGCACAATTGTAAGTTATGAATGGACAATTACCAATCCTAACCAAGCACCGATCACCTTAGCAGGTGCTGATACTAAACAAGTGAGTTTTACTACACCTGAAGTTACTTATGGTGATGAAAATCTTGAATATAAAATTAAAGTAACTGTTACCGATGATGAAGGTAATACCGTACAAGACAGTGTTAACGTTACAAATAAGCCGATCGTTGAAGAAGTTAAACTTTACGGCCAAGTAAAATATATTATTCAACCTATCATTACCGCCTATGTAGGTGATCAGGTAATCACCATTGAAGATAGTAAAAGTTATTCCGATGGTATTTATGATTTTGATCTAATTGTTGATGAAAACAACGTTGATGAGATGATCAAATTAGTGGTTAATGGCCGTGAATCGATTACTTCAAGTACCGGTATAGTGGTACATGTTGGTCAGCAAAATGTTGAGTATGTATCGTTATTGCCAAACATCAAAACCTTGCAAAGTCGTCATGGCGCGAACGAAGCCCTAGAAAGTTTCGAAGAATTTGGTCTTAATATCAATGCTATGACTACGGCACAATTTGTGTTGGCAACTGAGCTAGCTAAATCGCAACTAAGCGCTGAAGTTGAGCCAAGCTTAGCCGATATTTTCGCATTACTACCAATATTCAATGGTGAAGTAGCAGTAGTTGATGGCGGTCGTCATTATGATGCATTAACGCTTGCGGCGATAATTCATAGCTTGATCTCCCTAGAAGGTGAAGAAACGTTAGCCACTATTCCTGAGGAAATGAAAACTACGCTTGAGTATGTATCGCAATCAATGTCAACATCTTCAGTAGCAGCATTAAAAGCTAAGATTGTTAACGCCATTGGTTTAGAACGTTTTACTGAAATCGGTATACAAATTGGTGAAGATGGCAACTACGTTAAAGTGCGTGATACCGATTTTGATGGCAAACTTGATAATGTAGACGACGATATCGACGGTGATGGTGTTTATAATTTACCTGACTCTTTACCCAAAGATTTTGCCCCATATGACAGCGAACGTTCAAGCCCTGTATTTGCTGACCTATTCTGGGGAAAAGATGGTCATGATGGTCACTTACTACATTGTATTTTCAAAAGTCAAAGTGAGAAGGTTACCTGGAATTTTAGTGATTCTGAGTCGAGCCTAAGTAGAGATTATTTCGAGAGTAAATTGCTTAATGAAATTGAGGTTATTGACTGCACGGGTGAACCTGCTACAACAGACCTTGAACATCTACAGTATTTCACCAGTCTTAAATTTCTTGCTTTACCTGACACCGATATATCTGTTATCCCTGATATTACAGTTTGGTCACAAATGACCGAATTAGAATATCTCGATTTATCAAATGCTAAAATTACTGACTTTTCAGTTATTGCTAATTTCACTAAGTTAACAACGTTGAAATTAGCCAGAAATGCTTTAATTGACTTAGGCTTTTTGCAAAATTTAGCCAATGTTGAAGTGTTAGATTTATCGGGTAATTTACTTTCTAACATTGAAAAACTGGCAAGCTTTAACCAGTTAACTGAGCTTACGTTATCAAATAATGATATTACTACTGTCGCAGGTGTCGAATCATTTACCGGCTTAACTCAGTTAAAATTAGACAATAATAACTTATCAGATTTGCCAAGCTTGGCAGGTTTAAATGAGTTAAGTGTTTTTAAAGTTGATAACAATCAAATTGGCGTACTACCTGAGTTTTCAACAAGTGCGGTATTGACGGAATTAGCAATTCATAATAATGAAATTGTTGATTTAACTCCAATCGCCGGATTCAATACACTAACGACACTGAATTTAGATCACAATAAAATTGTCTCGCTTGACTCGTTGACCAGCTTTACTGAATTAACGCAATTAACAGCAAATAACAATGCAATAAATGACATTAGTGAGTTAGTTAACTTAACTCTGTTAAGTACTCTTTCTCTAAATAATAACCAAATAACTGATCTTAGTTCCTTAGCAGGACTAGAAGATCTGACTACATTAAATTTAACCAATAACAACATTGCTGATATTAGCTCATTAGCTAATGTAAGCATTAAAGATAAGTTGCTATTAGATACTAATTTATTAATTGATATTACTGCCATTTTAGCTTGGGCAGAACTGCCTGAATATATGGATTTACGTGCCAATAGCATTAGTTGTGAAGACGATGCTAGTCTAAAAGAGTTAGCAGATGTTGATACTTACGTGAAAGATGCTGAGGGTAATATTATTAAAATTATCACGCACACTTACTTTGGTGACTGTATCGAGAAATTGATTCCTACACATAAGCCGTTTTCAAATACTTCTCTATTAGATGTTTTTGATGCAGGAGCAGTGCAAGAAGGTGGTGATTATGAGTATTTAAATGGTGGAATGAAAGAGTCATTCAATGAGCACGTTAGTTGTTTGTACTATGAATTAACTATGTATGCGCCAATCTGTGTGAATAGTCCAATGAACCAAGGTGGAGGTTTACTCTGTTATGCGGTTAACAATGACGAGTTAGATGCTTATCGCTTAGATCCTGATACTCATGTTAAAGATAAAGATGCTACACAAATGTTTTGTGTAAACCCATTTATTGAAGAGTTTTCTATTGCCTTTGACATACATAGAGAGTCGGCTGCCGCGTATCAACCTGGCCAGCCATTTGTAGATGACTTCAGTAAACGCCATATTATGAACTTGCTTAACAGCCATCATAGGGAAGTTAATATTAATGCAGAAGGTTATTCAGACCTTAATTCGTGTGCATTACAAGAAAGCGGTGACTATGTGTGTACCATGACCAGTAAGCGCTTTTCTCAGCCGGTGACCTGGTTACAAGATAATGAACATGGCGGCTTTCCTGAATGTTCTGGTTTAGCTGAAACCACTATTGCTACCTGTCGTCCAAGGTTTTTGGCACCTGAGAATGTTGATAAATATGACTTCACTTTAGATATCAGTGAAGCGGCAAGAACCTACATTCCACGTGTAGAATTTGTACCTGAATGTGGTACGCAACAATCATCGTGTGAACAATAA